One window of Mediterraneibacter gnavus ATCC 29149 genomic DNA carries:
- a CDS encoding sensor histidine kinase yields MKAKIQRSMLLVLFVTILIFYGLLTLVMYQKNLTLLKEEVNQEARYIRTAVDISGPAYLKEMDGVDIKTRVTRISTEGKVLYDSGNDAETLENHSKRPEVKEALASGTGEDVRVSGTVGKEMYYYAILLQDGSVLRVAKTMDNLGAMARDTLPVIGVLAVVMMIFAWILGRWQTERLIRPINELDIEHPLENVVYEELRPLLTAMDRRNKEKAAVEDMRKEFSANVSHELKTPLTSISGYAEIMKNGLVRPEDIPNFSERIYKEAKRLITLIEDIIKLSKLDEGSVEIEKEEVDLYELSREIISRLSMQASMKHVHVSLSGEPVTYVGIRQILDEMIYNICENAIKYNVEGGSVSVWVGSTLNGPKVQVNDTGIGIPKEHQERIFERFYRVDKSHSKERGGTGLGLSIVKHGALLHNAKVSVESDTGKGTRMEILFETSQSE; encoded by the coding sequence ATGAAGGCTAAGATCCAGAGAAGTATGCTTCTTGTTCTGTTTGTGACGATCCTGATTTTTTATGGACTTTTGACACTGGTTATGTATCAGAAGAACCTGACGCTGCTAAAAGAAGAAGTGAATCAGGAGGCCAGGTATATCCGGACTGCTGTCGATATTTCGGGACCAGCGTATCTGAAAGAAATGGACGGAGTGGATATAAAAACCCGGGTCACGAGAATCAGTACGGAGGGAAAGGTGCTTTATGATTCAGGCAATGACGCAGAAACACTGGAAAATCACAGCAAACGTCCGGAGGTAAAAGAGGCGCTTGCAAGTGGAACCGGTGAGGATGTCCGCGTATCCGGAACCGTTGGAAAAGAGATGTATTATTATGCGATCCTTCTGCAGGATGGCTCTGTACTTCGCGTGGCAAAGACGATGGACAATCTGGGAGCTATGGCAAGAGATACACTTCCGGTGATCGGGGTACTGGCAGTTGTGATGATGATATTTGCATGGATTCTCGGGCGCTGGCAGACAGAACGGCTGATTCGTCCGATCAATGAACTGGATATTGAGCATCCGCTGGAAAATGTGGTCTATGAAGAATTAAGGCCGCTGTTGACTGCGATGGACAGACGGAACAAAGAAAAAGCGGCAGTGGAAGATATGAGAAAAGAGTTTTCCGCAAATGTCTCTCACGAATTGAAAACGCCGCTGACTTCGATTTCCGGCTATGCGGAGATCATGAAAAACGGACTGGTCCGTCCGGAGGATATTCCCAATTTTTCAGAGCGGATTTACAAAGAAGCAAAACGCCTGATCACATTGATCGAAGATATCATAAAATTATCCAAACTGGATGAAGGCTCCGTAGAGATTGAAAAAGAAGAAGTAGATCTTTACGAACTGAGCAGAGAGATTATCAGCAGACTGTCCATGCAGGCAAGTATGAAGCATGTTCATGTTTCTCTTTCAGGAGAGCCGGTAACCTATGTGGGAATCCGGCAGATCCTGGATGAGATGATCTACAATATTTGTGAGAATGCGATCAAATATAATGTAGAGGGCGGAAGTGTCTCTGTCTGGGTAGGCAGCACACTGAATGGCCCAAAAGTTCAGGTGAATGATACCGGGATCGGGATACCGAAAGAGCATCAGGAGCGAATCTTTGAGCGGTTCTACAGAGTGGATAAAAGTCATTCCAAAGAGCGGGGCGGCACAGGGCTGGGACTCTCCATCGTGAAGCATGGAGCGCTGCTTCACAATGCAAAGGTAAGTGTGGAGAGTGATACCGGAAAAGGAACACGGATGGAAATTCTGTTTGAGACATCTCAGTCAGAGTGA